The nucleotide sequence GCGGCCCGTCGGGAGGTCCGTGAGGAGACCGGTCTGGTGGTGTCGCCCGGGTCTTGCGTATGGCACCGGCGTCACCGGCATGTGTGGGATGGGAAGGAGATCGACCAGTTTGAGAAATTTTTTGTGGTGCGGGTGGGATACAAGGAGATCCGCGGGGATAAACCGGATGGATATGTGAAGGAATACCGCTGGTGGGGTGTGGAGGAGATGATGGAATCCGGACAGGATTTCGTGCCGCGCAGGGCCATGGAACTGCTGCCGGGAGTTCTGACAGGAGGATCAAACCTTGAGATCGTGGATTGCGGGGTTTGACCAGATGGTATTTCAGCCAGACCGGTGCGGGGGCTGTGTTCTGCCACCGAGCTTTATAATAGAAATGCGCCGGACGTCGTGTCCGGCGCATTTTGGTTTCAGGATGAAGCCAATCCTTGTGGATCAGATCTGGAAGCTGTCGTCCGCAGGGGTCGCGCCGATGGAGATCTGGACCTCGCCGTTCGCGGAGAGGTGGGTGAGGCAGTGGTAGACATCCTCGGGATCCGCATCGATCTCGGTGGCGATTTCCCCGGCGGTCTTGGCCCATGAGGTGATGTGGCCGCGCACCTTGTTGAGTGTGTCGATGAAGGCTCCGGCGGCTTTTTTACCCGCTTCCACACCGGGCTGGTGGTAGGCGTTGATGTTCACCAGCGAGGCATAGAACGATACGGTGCGCTCGAAGAGGGCGATGAGCAGGCCGAGCTGGAACGGAGTGACCTCCGGAATGGAAATGGTGAGGGACTTGCGGCCGGACTCGTGGAGAGCCTTGCGGGTGCCGCGGAGGAAACCCTGGAGGTAGTCGGCGGTGGTGGTGCCGGGATCGACCTCGATGCTGTTTCCGGAGCGGCCCTTGCGGACTTCGATGAAGGTGGCGAAGAAGTTGTTCACCCCGTCGCGGAGCTGTTGGACGTAGGCGTGCTGGTCGGTGGAACCCTTGTTTCCATAAACGGCGATGCCCTGGTTCACCGGGTTGCCGTCGAGGTCCAGTTCCTTGCCGAGCGACTCCATGACGAGCTGCTGCAGGTATTTTGAAAAGAGGACGAGCGAGTCCTTGTAGGGCAGGACGACCATATCCTTTTCACCCTTGCCGTTGGTGGCGCTGTACCAGGCGATCGCGAGCTGCATGGAGGCGTTCTTCGCGGCCTCTGTCTTGCGGGTCTCCACGTCCATCGCGGCGGCGCCTGCGAGCAGCGCATCGATGTCGAGGCCTTGCAAGGCGGCAGGCACGAGGCCCACGGTGGAGAGCACGGAGGTGCGCCCGCCGACCCAGTCTTCCATCGGGAAGCGGGCGATGAAATTCTGTTGCGCGGCGTATTGGTCGAGTTTGGAGCCGGTCCCGGTGACGGCCACGGCGTGGCGGCCGAAGTCGAGGCCCGCCGCTTCATACGCGGCCTTTGCCTCCAGCATGCCATTCCGCGTTTCGGCGGTGCCGCCGGATTTGGAAATGACCAGGACGAGGGTTTTGTCGAGTCCCGTGTGGGAGAGCCGGGCGATCACCGTGTCCATGCCGGCGGGGTCCGTGTTGTCGAAGAAATGCAGCGCGAGCCGGGCGTTCTGGCCGATGGCTTCGGTGACGAGCTGGGGACCGAGGGCCGAACCGCCGATGCCGATGAGCAGGACCTGTTGGAAATTTCCGCCCGTCGGAGAGGAGACCGCGCCGGTGTGGACCTTTTCCGCGAAGCGCTTGAGGTTTTCCAACGGCTCGGTGATGGAACGGCGCACTTCTTCATTTGGGGCCAGGGCGGCGTTCCGGAGCCAGTAGTGACCGACCATGCGACCTTCGTCCGGGTTGACAATTTGTCCGGCCTCAAGCGCGGCCATGTCGGTGAACGCCTTGTCGATCTTCGGCTGGAGCGAGGCGACCAGCCCGGGCGCGATGTCCATGAGCGAGAGGTCGAGGGAGAAGCCGTGTTGCGGGTATCGGACGAGACTTTGGTTGTAGGATTGCCAGGACATGTTGCGGTGGTTTTAGGAAAAATGGACGGTGCGGATCAACCCGCGAAACGGGTGGGCGGATGAAAAACGAGGGACCGGGGGATTAGCAGGGTTAATAGGTGATGATGGAATTCACAGTGTGGCGAGCGAGTTTTTCGCGGCCATTGAGGAAGCCCAGCTCGATCAGCACCGAGATGCCGACAAGGTCCGCGCCGAGCGTTTCTAGCAACTCCACCGCGGCCGCAGCCGTGCCTCCGGTGGCGAGCAGGTCGTCCACCATCAGGATCGTCTCACCGGGGCGGATGGCGTCCTGGTGGAGTTCCACGACGTTCTCGCCATATTCCAACGAGTAGGAGGCTTCGTGGGTCTTCCACGGAAGCTTGCCTTTTTTCCGCACCGGAATGAATCCCGCGCCGAGCCGGTCCGCGACCGCCGCCGCGAAGATAAAACCACGTGCGTCGATGCCGACGACCTTGTCGATCCTCACCCCGCCGGTGGTGTCGCAAAGCAGTGAGATGGCCTCGTGGAAAAGCTTCCCATCCGCCAGCACCGGGGTGATGTCCTTGAAAATGATCCCGGGCTTGGGAAAATCGACCACATCACGGATGGCGGAGCGGAGGGCGGCGGACATGGAGGGAAGGCTAGACCGGTGCCGGGACGAATGAAACGGCAAAAACGGGGTAGGCGGATTCTTTGTGGAAACGACTGGTCTGATTCCGGTAGAACACAGGCTTCTGTCGGATCCGGCCGATTAAACCACCCATACTGCCGTCAGCTGTCACGGACCATACAAAAGTGTCATGTCGCGCGGAGCATCATTTCACATCATAGCCCGTGAGATCCGGCTTGAAGAGCGCGTCAT is from Luteolibacter yonseiensis and encodes:
- a CDS encoding NUDIX hydrolase, which translates into the protein MFDDKNPTSGIDGRSGTPRLASRVILIDERSRVLFCRGVEPVTGAVFWVMPGGGLEAGETFEDAARREVREETGLVVSPGSCVWHRRHRHVWDGKEIDQFEKFFVVRVGYKEIRGDKPDGYVKEYRWWGVEEMMESGQDFVPRRAMELLPGVLTGGSNLEIVDCGV
- a CDS encoding glucose-6-phosphate isomerase encodes the protein MSWQSYNQSLVRYPQHGFSLDLSLMDIAPGLVASLQPKIDKAFTDMAALEAGQIVNPDEGRMVGHYWLRNAALAPNEEVRRSITEPLENLKRFAEKVHTGAVSSPTGGNFQQVLLIGIGGSALGPQLVTEAIGQNARLALHFFDNTDPAGMDTVIARLSHTGLDKTLVLVISKSGGTAETRNGMLEAKAAYEAAGLDFGRHAVAVTGTGSKLDQYAAQQNFIARFPMEDWVGGRTSVLSTVGLVPAALQGLDIDALLAGAAAMDVETRKTEAAKNASMQLAIAWYSATNGKGEKDMVVLPYKDSLVLFSKYLQQLVMESLGKELDLDGNPVNQGIAVYGNKGSTDQHAYVQQLRDGVNNFFATFIEVRKGRSGNSIEVDPGTTTADYLQGFLRGTRKALHESGRKSLTISIPEVTPFQLGLLIALFERTVSFYASLVNINAYHQPGVEAGKKAAGAFIDTLNKVRGHITSWAKTAGEIATEIDADPEDVYHCLTHLSANGEVQISIGATPADDSFQI
- a CDS encoding adenine phosphoribosyltransferase encodes the protein MSAALRSAIRDVVDFPKPGIIFKDITPVLADGKLFHEAISLLCDTTGGVRIDKVVGIDARGFIFAAAVADRLGAGFIPVRKKGKLPWKTHEASYSLEYGENVVELHQDAIRPGETILMVDDLLATGGTAAAAVELLETLGADLVGISVLIELGFLNGREKLARHTVNSIITY